A part of Variovorax sp. HW608 genomic DNA contains:
- a CDS encoding Acg family FMN-binding oxidoreductase produces MNRRTYLLGGGAIALGAAALATTSVLQMGSEEGHRAAARAQRAPLPDAPELEELVRYATLAANGHNTQPWKFQLGRGQIAIWPDFSRRTPAVDPDDHHLFFSLGCAAENLSLSAAARGRPGATHFDARDGGHVVFEFIEGARAHSTLFDAIPRRQSTRADFDGRAVGSAELEILADVVPASQGVALELVTDRAKIERIRDLVVAGNDVQMADRAFVSELRRWLRFNPRQAMETGDGLFVGTTGNPSMPTWLGRSMFELAFRAAAEDDKYASQLRTSSGVAVFFAEQASPEHWVRAGQACQRFALQATALGMKLSFVNQPVEVGGLRKELSALVGMKDRRPDAVLRFGYGPSLPYALRRPVGSVVV; encoded by the coding sequence ATGAACAGGCGAACCTACTTACTCGGCGGCGGCGCGATCGCTCTCGGAGCGGCCGCGCTGGCAACAACCAGCGTCCTGCAAATGGGCTCCGAGGAAGGACATCGGGCCGCCGCTCGAGCGCAGAGGGCGCCGCTTCCGGATGCGCCTGAGCTCGAGGAACTGGTGCGCTATGCGACGCTTGCGGCAAATGGCCACAACACGCAGCCCTGGAAGTTTCAGCTTGGGCGCGGCCAGATTGCCATCTGGCCAGATTTCTCGCGGCGAACCCCGGCGGTCGATCCGGACGACCATCATCTCTTCTTCAGTCTCGGGTGCGCCGCGGAGAACCTCTCTCTCTCCGCCGCCGCGCGCGGGCGTCCGGGCGCGACGCACTTCGACGCGCGGGACGGCGGGCATGTGGTGTTCGAATTCATCGAAGGCGCGCGTGCGCATTCGACGCTGTTCGACGCGATCCCCAGGCGGCAGTCGACGCGCGCCGATTTCGATGGCCGTGCAGTGGGTTCCGCGGAGCTCGAGATCCTGGCCGACGTGGTCCCCGCGTCGCAGGGAGTCGCGCTGGAGCTGGTGACGGACAGGGCGAAGATCGAGCGCATTCGCGACCTCGTCGTCGCTGGCAACGACGTGCAGATGGCCGATCGCGCCTTCGTGTCCGAACTGAGGCGCTGGCTTCGCTTCAACCCCCGTCAGGCCATGGAAACCGGCGATGGACTGTTCGTGGGCACAACCGGCAATCCGTCGATGCCGACCTGGCTCGGCCGCTCGATGTTCGAACTGGCCTTCCGCGCAGCGGCGGAAGATGACAAGTACGCAAGCCAACTTCGGACCTCCTCGGGCGTTGCCGTCTTCTTCGCCGAGCAGGCAAGTCCCGAGCATTGGGTGCGCGCCGGCCAGGCGTGCCAGCGCTTCGCGCTGCAGGCGACGGCGCTCGGCATGAAGCTCTCCTTCGTCAATCAGCCCGTCGAGGTGGGTGGCCTGCGAAAAGAACTTTCGGCACTGGTCGGCATGAAGGATCGGCGTCCCGATGCAGTGCTGCGTTTCGGCTACGGCCCGAGCCTTCCCTATGCGCTTCGGCGGCCAGTCGGGTCTGTCGTCGTTTGA
- a CDS encoding gamma-glutamyl-gamma-aminobutyrate hydrolase family protein, giving the protein MTDSTSFTLAGRPLVAIAADRIERHMHPAHALLHGYVRAVSELAAALPLALPAAPQAMDADSLIHGIDGIVLTGSPSNVAPERYGAAALAESVLLDRDRDATVLPLLPRLVAAGVPVLGVCRGFQEMNVAWGGTLDAAVHTRDGRLDHREGDHDRPIEHWYDDSHEIHIAPGGVLAGLMTQHCLPVNSLHHQGIERLGAGLRLEATAPDGLVEAFSVEGAPSFALAVQWHPEMRIDDCPLAQAIFRAFGAACRSRQLQRLQRLGQPAGRTPVALPA; this is encoded by the coding sequence ATGACCGATTCCACCTCTTTCACCCTCGCAGGCCGCCCGCTGGTGGCGATCGCCGCCGACCGCATCGAGCGCCACATGCACCCGGCACATGCCCTGCTGCACGGCTACGTGCGCGCGGTGTCGGAACTGGCCGCCGCCCTGCCCCTCGCGCTGCCTGCAGCGCCGCAGGCCATGGATGCGGACAGCCTGATCCATGGCATCGACGGCATCGTGCTGACCGGCAGCCCCTCCAACGTCGCGCCCGAACGCTATGGCGCCGCCGCGTTGGCGGAGAGCGTGCTGCTCGACCGCGACCGCGATGCCACGGTGCTGCCGCTGCTGCCGCGACTCGTCGCCGCCGGCGTGCCGGTGCTCGGCGTGTGCCGCGGCTTCCAGGAGATGAACGTCGCATGGGGCGGCACGCTGGACGCTGCCGTGCACACCCGGGACGGCAGGCTCGACCATCGCGAAGGCGATCACGACCGGCCCATCGAGCACTGGTACGACGACAGCCATGAGATCCACATTGCACCGGGTGGCGTGCTGGCCGGCCTCATGACGCAGCACTGTTTGCCGGTCAATTCACTGCATCACCAGGGCATCGAGCGCCTGGGCGCAGGCCTGCGCCTGGAGGCCACGGCGCCCGACGGGCTGGTCGAAGCCTTCTCCGTCGAAGGCGCTCCTTCGTTCGCGCTGGCGGTGCAGTGGCATCCCGAGATGCGCATCGACGATTGCCCGCTGGCGCAAGCCATCTTCCGCGCCTTCGGCGCCGCCTGCCGCTCCCGGCAGCTACAGCGGCTGCAGCGGCTGGGCCAGCCGGCCGGCCGCACGCCCGTCGCGCTCCCCGCCTGA
- a CDS encoding winged helix-turn-helix transcriptional regulator — MSVIGDRWTLLVLRDCFLGVRRFDEFQERLDISRPMLADRLGKLVDAGVLKKVAYQESPPRYEYKLTPKGLDLHPVLMAIVHWGDVHMAGKAGRPLLHRHVGCGHLFDPVTVCSECNAALKAKDVAVERGPGA; from the coding sequence GTGTCGGTCATCGGTGACCGGTGGACCTTGCTCGTGCTGAGGGACTGCTTCCTGGGCGTCCGTCGATTCGACGAGTTCCAGGAGCGACTGGACATCTCGCGTCCCATGCTCGCGGACCGGCTTGGCAAGCTGGTCGACGCGGGCGTTCTCAAGAAGGTGGCCTACCAGGAGTCGCCACCGCGTTACGAGTACAAGCTAACGCCAAAAGGCCTGGATTTGCATCCGGTTCTGATGGCCATCGTGCATTGGGGCGACGTGCATATGGCGGGGAAGGCCGGCAGGCCCCTGCTACACCGGCACGTCGGATGCGGTCATCTGTTCGACCCGGTCACCGTCTGCTCCGAATGCAACGCGGCGTTGAAGGCAAAGGATGTTGCTGTGGAGCGCGGGCCTGGCGCATAG
- a CDS encoding tripartite tricarboxylate transporter substrate binding protein, with translation MKETNCMLRTRRAACAAIAASATLGVSAAADVAYPTRPIKIVIGFAPGGSTDAPMRVLAEAVSRTLKQPVIIENKPGAGGTLPGVILQSAANDGYTLGIASLGIYRLPFTADIKWDPAKDLTYVIGLTGYAFGIVVPSSSSIKTWADYVAAAKAQPGILTYGSPGVATTNHLTMEQISRKAGIRLNHIPYKGTGETMQALLGAQIDSAAETSAWAPFVKEGKMRLLVTWGDKRMTSFPDAPTLREVGIPITQTSYWGLVAPRGTSPAIVSKLHDAFKTAMQQPEFKQALARYDMEPDYKSSADFHKFAIETMKQEKEILDVLGLSRK, from the coding sequence ATGAAGGAGACAAACTGCATGCTTAGAACTCGTCGCGCCGCATGTGCGGCCATCGCGGCTTCGGCCACCCTGGGCGTTTCGGCCGCCGCTGATGTTGCCTATCCGACGCGCCCCATCAAGATCGTCATCGGTTTCGCGCCTGGCGGCTCGACGGATGCGCCAATGCGTGTGCTTGCCGAGGCCGTCTCCAGGACGCTCAAGCAGCCGGTCATCATCGAAAACAAGCCGGGAGCAGGGGGGACCTTGCCCGGCGTGATCCTGCAAAGCGCCGCCAACGACGGGTACACCCTGGGCATCGCATCCCTGGGAATCTATCGCCTCCCCTTCACTGCCGATATCAAGTGGGACCCCGCCAAGGACCTGACTTACGTCATCGGACTCACCGGCTACGCCTTCGGCATCGTGGTGCCGTCCTCGTCGTCCATCAAGACCTGGGCTGACTACGTGGCGGCAGCGAAAGCGCAGCCCGGCATCCTCACCTACGGAAGCCCCGGCGTCGCGACCACCAATCACTTGACGATGGAGCAGATTTCGCGAAAGGCTGGCATCCGGCTGAATCACATCCCGTACAAGGGCACGGGCGAAACGATGCAGGCGCTCCTGGGCGCGCAGATTGATTCAGCCGCCGAGACGTCCGCCTGGGCGCCTTTTGTCAAGGAGGGAAAGATGCGGCTACTCGTGACTTGGGGCGACAAGCGCATGACGAGCTTTCCCGACGCTCCCACTCTTCGCGAAGTGGGGATACCCATCACCCAGACTTCCTACTGGGGACTGGTTGCGCCCAGGGGAACCAGCCCGGCGATCGTGAGCAAGTTGCACGATGCGTTCAAGACTGCCATGCAACAGCCGGAGTTCAAGCAAGCCCTGGCTCGCTACGACATGGAACCGGACTACAAGAGTTCCGCGGACTTCCACAAGTTCGCCATCGAGACGATGAAGCAGGAGAAGGAAATCCTGGACGTGCTCGGTCTCAGCCGGAAATGA
- a CDS encoding nitroreductase family protein → MTARKSYFGWMWVGVSASLKHHRWPLRCINATSPVRRQSVRVASDRGSIRPYPSLQDMTDCLNQADLVCDFEAFSKVVRTRRSVRAYLPEPVPVDVMDACLDLALLAPTSHNLESWQFIDVRDGAKLDLLRHCCLDQPATKAPNLVVAVARPDFWRSGRKLMLAAIAREETPGRLPPLMALKYQLQIPLIFMDGPFHFLAPLKRLVTWGIGLFTVSWRVEVGRSGQVLWATRTTALACQNLMLALRAAGYDSCAMEGFDEPRLKRLLKLPRAARVVMVIAAGRRAEGGVMPQYRFERERYVQRV, encoded by the coding sequence ATGACGGCGCGCAAATCCTACTTTGGTTGGATGTGGGTCGGGGTCTCCGCATCCCTGAAACACCATCGCTGGCCTTTGCGCTGCATCAATGCGACGTCGCCGGTTCGGCGCCAAAGTGTGCGCGTTGCGAGCGATCGCGGATCGATACGCCCATATCCCAGCCTTCAGGACATGACCGATTGCCTGAATCAAGCCGATCTGGTTTGCGACTTCGAGGCTTTTTCCAAAGTCGTGCGCACCCGCCGGTCCGTGCGCGCCTATCTGCCGGAACCCGTTCCCGTCGATGTCATGGACGCATGTCTCGACCTTGCCCTGCTGGCGCCCACATCGCACAACCTCGAATCCTGGCAATTCATCGATGTACGCGATGGAGCCAAGCTGGATCTGCTGCGTCATTGCTGCCTGGATCAACCGGCGACAAAGGCACCCAACCTGGTCGTCGCGGTGGCGCGACCGGATTTCTGGCGGTCCGGCCGCAAGCTGATGCTGGCAGCGATTGCGCGTGAGGAAACGCCGGGTCGGCTGCCCCCATTGATGGCATTGAAGTACCAACTCCAGATTCCGCTGATCTTCATGGACGGCCCGTTCCACTTCCTCGCTCCACTCAAGCGGCTGGTGACCTGGGGCATCGGGCTTTTCACGGTGTCGTGGCGTGTCGAAGTCGGCCGGTCGGGCCAGGTGCTGTGGGCGACAAGGACCACGGCGCTCGCGTGCCAGAACCTGATGCTTGCGCTTCGCGCGGCCGGCTACGACAGCTGCGCCATGGAAGGATTCGATGAGCCGCGCCTGAAGCGCCTGCTCAAGCTGCCGCGCGCGGCGCGTGTCGTCATGGTCATTGCCGCCGGCCGTCGTGCCGAGGGCGGTGTGATGCCGCAATATCGCTTTGAGCGCGAGCGTTACGTCCAGCGGGTCTGA
- a CDS encoding response regulator, which yields MKTRRGPLRIVYVVDRDESVREGLGRLIDSADFEAQPCASVQEFLELAHWRQAACILLEVSALRDCDAAVRAALRSLADVLPVIALSASDNTADSDLARALGARSFFRKPVDAAALFDAIEWAVHNGNRARHS from the coding sequence ATGAAAACAAGGCGCGGCCCCTTGAGAATCGTCTACGTCGTTGATCGCGATGAGTCGGTGCGGGAGGGCCTTGGGCGCCTGATAGACTCGGCCGACTTCGAGGCACAACCTTGCGCCAGCGTCCAGGAGTTTCTGGAGCTGGCTCATTGGAGGCAGGCGGCCTGCATCTTGCTCGAAGTCTCGGCGCTCAGGGATTGCGACGCGGCAGTGAGGGCTGCCCTGCGTTCACTGGCGGACGTTCTTCCCGTCATCGCGTTGTCCGCGAGCGACAACACCGCGGACAGCGACCTTGCACGAGCGCTGGGTGCTCGCTCCTTCTTTCGCAAGCCCGTGGACGCCGCAGCGCTGTTCGATGCGATCGAATGGGCGGTGCACAACGGCAACCGCGCGCGTCACTCATGA
- a CDS encoding LysR family transcriptional regulator, which translates to MNTRQLRHFLAVMDLGSLAAAAEAVHLSPPALSRSLRALEDELRVPLFDRQDRRLRPTPYAITYAERARRIVFDEREGARSLALMRSGELGSLSFGMGSSIAMTLLGPMVLELLSAAPGLRLTTLVQSTDVLLAALQREELDFFVGDVRAADADSSVSAEPVYDCSFGWFARRDHPLAGQPRIGIDELRRFPLIMSGYANEALLRRMALLYGLALPVQQHFAASTNDVSTVLTLLTSSDAIAPSTDVAVISALRAGTLVRLDVQPALDLELTLGIVEHTGRTRLPAAERAFEVVRTHFAAVREEVAAQRSREPVRGRARARRAAH; encoded by the coding sequence ATGAACACCCGCCAGTTGCGTCACTTCCTTGCCGTGATGGACCTGGGCTCGCTCGCCGCCGCGGCCGAGGCCGTGCACCTGAGTCCGCCCGCGCTGTCGCGCAGCCTGCGCGCGCTCGAAGACGAATTGCGCGTGCCGCTGTTCGACCGCCAGGATCGGCGCCTGCGCCCGACGCCCTACGCCATCACCTATGCCGAGCGGGCGCGGCGCATCGTGTTCGACGAGCGCGAGGGCGCTCGCTCGCTGGCGCTCATGCGTTCGGGCGAACTCGGCTCCCTGTCTTTCGGCATGGGCTCGTCGATCGCCATGACCCTGCTGGGCCCCATGGTGCTCGAGCTGCTGTCTGCGGCGCCCGGCCTGCGCCTGACCACGCTGGTGCAGAGCACCGATGTCCTGCTCGCCGCGCTGCAACGCGAGGAACTCGACTTCTTCGTGGGCGACGTCCGGGCGGCCGACGCGGACAGCAGCGTGTCCGCCGAGCCCGTCTACGACTGCAGCTTCGGATGGTTCGCCAGGCGCGACCATCCGCTGGCCGGCCAGCCGCGCATCGGGATCGACGAGCTGCGGCGCTTTCCGCTCATCATGTCCGGCTATGCCAACGAGGCGCTGCTTCGCCGCATGGCGCTGCTGTACGGGCTCGCGCTGCCGGTGCAGCAGCACTTCGCCGCCAGCACGAACGACGTGTCCACGGTGCTGACGCTGCTGACCTCGAGCGATGCGATCGCGCCGTCGACCGATGTGGCGGTGATCTCGGCGCTGCGCGCCGGAACGCTGGTGCGGCTCGACGTCCAGCCCGCCCTCGACCTGGAACTGACGCTGGGCATCGTCGAGCACACGGGCCGCACGCGGCTGCCGGCGGCCGAGCGCGCCTTCGAGGTCGTCAGGACGCACTTTGCCGCGGTCAGGGAGGAAGTGGCCGCTCAGCGGTCGCGCGAGCCGGTGCGCGGCCGCGCGCGGGCGCGCCGCGCGGCTCATTGA
- a CDS encoding M14 family metallopeptidase translates to MNDTASLDLFSPSYATARRKFLDAAAARRLPVDSRLLDLAGAEGETLAMDVVLDGPANASRMLVVLSGVHGVEGFCGSAIQTGMLRLGPPAHADTAVLHVHAINPYGFSHLRRVTQENVDLNRNFVDFAKPLPVNVGYGEIHDSLLPATWPPSREAEATLAAYRGKHGERGLQRAIGLGQHAHADGMFFGGRAPTWSNRSFRAVLRDYGTQAREIASVDIHTGLGPYGVGERIFASFDNGVLPRARQWWGELTDVHAGSSTSIPMTGPIQTALFEECPQAVHIGICLEYGTYPSERVMPALRAEHWMHRHGADDSMQAQHIRQALKDAFYPDADDWKLAIWHQGRQACLQAIAGLQTGGPLQG, encoded by the coding sequence ATGAACGACACCGCCTCCCTCGATCTCTTCAGCCCCAGCTACGCCACGGCGCGGCGGAAATTCCTCGATGCCGCCGCGGCACGCCGCCTGCCCGTCGACAGCCGCCTGCTGGACCTCGCGGGCGCCGAAGGCGAGACCCTGGCGATGGACGTGGTGCTCGACGGCCCGGCAAACGCCAGCCGGATGCTGGTCGTGCTCAGCGGCGTGCACGGCGTGGAGGGCTTCTGCGGCTCGGCGATCCAGACCGGCATGCTGCGCCTGGGGCCGCCGGCGCACGCGGACACCGCGGTGCTGCACGTCCATGCCATCAACCCGTACGGCTTTTCGCATCTGCGCCGCGTGACGCAGGAGAACGTCGACCTCAACCGCAACTTCGTCGACTTCGCCAAGCCCCTGCCCGTGAACGTGGGCTATGGGGAGATCCACGACTCTCTGCTGCCGGCCACGTGGCCCCCGTCGCGCGAAGCCGAGGCCACTCTGGCGGCCTATCGCGGGAAGCACGGCGAGCGTGGACTGCAGCGCGCCATCGGCCTCGGGCAGCATGCCCATGCGGACGGCATGTTCTTCGGCGGACGCGCGCCCACCTGGAGCAACCGGAGCTTCCGTGCCGTCCTGCGCGACTACGGCACGCAGGCGCGCGAGATCGCTTCGGTCGACATCCACACGGGCCTCGGGCCCTACGGCGTCGGCGAGCGCATCTTCGCCAGCTTCGACAACGGCGTGCTGCCGCGCGCGCGGCAGTGGTGGGGCGAGCTCACCGACGTGCACGCCGGCAGCTCGACCAGCATCCCGATGACGGGTCCGATCCAGACCGCGCTCTTCGAGGAATGCCCGCAGGCCGTGCACATCGGCATCTGCCTGGAGTACGGCACCTACCCGAGCGAGCGCGTGATGCCGGCCCTGCGCGCCGAGCACTGGATGCATCGCCACGGCGCCGACGACAGCATGCAGGCCCAGCACATCAGGCAGGCGCTCAAGGACGCCTTCTATCCCGACGCGGACGACTGGAAGCTCGCCATCTGGCACCAGGGCCGCCAGGCCTGCCTGCAGGCCATCGCCGGCCTGCAGACCGGCGGCCCGCTGCAAGGCTGA
- a CDS encoding MFS transporter translates to MDATTLGSNPVQPLQQALRPSDASHDAAPSRISRKAVAAAVAGNALEFYDFVIYAYFAVYIGKTFFPVAGEFGSLLAAVATFGVGFFTRPLGGVLIGAFADKAGRKPAMILTVALITVGTLGLAATPGYASIGIAAPVIVVFCRLLQGLALGGEVGPATALLIEAAPKGRRGFYSSWQIASQGLAVAVGGCLGVGLSLALSPEQLASWGWRVPFLLSLALVPIAIYIRRSLPETHDHGHERSGAAIVGAVFREHRRILLLGVLATASTAVASQVGNYMVTYAVQVLKLPAAVAQGSVLMGGLMTFVFALVGGTLCDRHGRRIVNLLPRLALLVLIVPLFMWLAGAPSVATLLTVSAVLAALTAMFGTAGLVQVPELLPMAVRSTGLSLVYAIGTSLFGGTTQFVVTWLLAITKNPMAPAWYVVLMSAISIWAMWMLPESRDVDVRR, encoded by the coding sequence ATGGACGCCACCACCCTCGGTTCCAATCCCGTGCAACCCTTGCAACAGGCCCTTCGCCCGAGCGACGCCAGCCACGATGCCGCGCCGTCGCGCATCAGCCGCAAGGCGGTCGCGGCCGCGGTCGCGGGCAATGCGCTGGAGTTCTACGACTTCGTCATCTACGCCTACTTCGCGGTCTACATCGGCAAGACCTTCTTCCCGGTGGCCGGCGAGTTCGGCAGCCTGCTGGCGGCGGTCGCGACCTTCGGCGTGGGCTTCTTCACCCGGCCGCTGGGCGGCGTGCTCATCGGCGCCTTCGCCGACAAGGCGGGCCGCAAGCCGGCCATGATCCTCACGGTGGCGCTCATCACCGTCGGCACGCTGGGCCTGGCAGCCACGCCGGGCTACGCCAGCATCGGCATCGCAGCGCCCGTCATCGTGGTGTTCTGCCGCCTGCTGCAGGGCCTGGCCCTCGGCGGCGAAGTGGGGCCCGCCACCGCGCTGCTGATCGAGGCTGCGCCCAAGGGGCGCCGCGGCTTCTATTCGAGCTGGCAGATCGCAAGCCAGGGGCTTGCGGTGGCAGTGGGCGGATGCCTCGGCGTCGGCCTGTCGCTCGCGCTGTCGCCCGAGCAACTCGCATCCTGGGGCTGGCGCGTGCCCTTCCTGCTGAGCCTGGCGCTGGTGCCGATCGCCATCTACATCCGGCGCAGCCTGCCCGAGACGCACGACCACGGCCACGAACGCAGCGGTGCGGCCATCGTCGGCGCGGTGTTCCGCGAGCATCGCAGGATCCTGCTGCTGGGCGTGCTGGCGACGGCCTCGACCGCGGTGGCCTCGCAGGTGGGCAACTACATGGTGACCTACGCGGTGCAGGTGCTCAAGCTGCCCGCAGCCGTCGCGCAAGGCAGCGTGCTCATGGGCGGGCTGATGACCTTCGTCTTCGCCCTGGTCGGCGGCACGCTGTGCGACCGCCATGGCCGCCGCATCGTCAACCTGCTGCCGCGGCTGGCGCTGCTGGTGCTGATCGTGCCGCTTTTCATGTGGCTGGCCGGCGCGCCGAGCGTCGCCACGCTGCTCACCGTCTCGGCCGTGCTGGCCGCCCTGACCGCGATGTTCGGCACCGCCGGCCTGGTGCAGGTGCCCGAGCTGCTGCCCATGGCGGTGCGCAGCACCGGCCTCTCGCTGGTCTACGCCATCGGCACCTCGCTTTTCGGCGGCACCACGCAGTTCGTCGTCACCTGGCTGCTCGCCATCACGAAGAATCCCATGGCACCGGCCTGGTACGTGGTGCTCATGAGCGCGATCAGCATCTGGGCGATGTGGATGCTGCCGGAGTCGCGCGACGTGGATGTGCGGCGATAG
- a CDS encoding threonine dehydratase, with product MTLTFTPEEVESARAIVRATVPPTPQYAWPLLRERLGITVWVKHENHTPAGAFKVRGGLTYFDALVRNEPNVAGVISATRGNHGQSVGWAARRYGIPATIVVPHGNSVEKNAAMRALGVTLLEHGDEFQSAREHAIALAAERGLHMVPSYHRELVRGVMTYWLEFFESFAPGDEPDVVYVPIGLGSGFCAAAAARAFTSAHSKLIGVVSAHATSFLDSYRAGRVIAAPVSTRLADGMACRIAEDEALQVILREAEDIVAVSDDEVAEAMRVLFADTHNVAEGAGAAALAAAMQQRERLQGRSAGVALTGGNVDSDVFARVLTNLK from the coding sequence ATGACGCTGACTTTCACGCCCGAGGAGGTTGAGTCCGCCCGCGCAATCGTGCGGGCGACCGTTCCTCCCACACCGCAGTACGCCTGGCCTCTGCTGCGCGAGCGCCTCGGCATCACGGTGTGGGTCAAGCACGAGAACCACACACCTGCGGGTGCCTTCAAGGTGCGCGGCGGCCTGACGTACTTCGATGCGCTCGTGCGGAACGAGCCCAACGTTGCCGGCGTGATTTCCGCGACGCGTGGCAACCACGGGCAATCGGTGGGCTGGGCGGCACGCCGCTACGGGATCCCGGCCACCATCGTCGTTCCCCATGGGAACTCGGTGGAGAAGAACGCCGCGATGCGGGCGCTCGGGGTCACGCTGCTGGAGCACGGGGACGAATTTCAGTCTGCGCGCGAACACGCCATTGCGTTGGCCGCCGAGCGCGGCCTGCATATGGTTCCCTCCTACCACCGCGAACTGGTGCGCGGGGTGATGACGTATTGGCTCGAGTTCTTCGAGAGTTTTGCGCCGGGCGACGAGCCGGATGTCGTCTACGTCCCCATCGGCCTGGGCTCGGGCTTCTGCGCAGCCGCGGCCGCGCGAGCCTTCACAAGCGCTCACAGCAAGCTCATCGGCGTGGTCTCGGCGCATGCGACGAGTTTTCTCGACTCGTACCGCGCCGGCCGAGTCATTGCTGCCCCAGTCAGTACCCGGCTGGCCGACGGCATGGCCTGTCGTATCGCCGAGGACGAGGCGCTGCAGGTGATCCTGCGGGAAGCGGAGGACATCGTCGCCGTCTCGGATGACGAGGTTGCGGAAGCGATGCGTGTGCTCTTCGCGGACACGCACAACGTGGCCGAGGGTGCCGGTGCTGCCGCACTGGCGGCCGCCATGCAGCAACGGGAGCGACTGCAAGGCCGATCCGCAGGGGTTGCACTCACCGGCGGCAACGTGGACAGCGACGTTTTTGCCCGCGTACTGACGAATCTCAAGTAA
- a CDS encoding adenylate/guanylate cyclase domain-containing protein: MTAPETRYAKVGDDRVAYQMLGEGPRDLIFTTGWWASLDLEWEDPAIARFLRRLASFSRVIRFSARGSGLSDSRPQDGRDALAHWTEDLLAVMHAAGSSTTAIVGITDGGPMALQFAAAHPERTSALVLLNATARWVFAEDYPAGYPPEALAGFSGFARKHFGTERFARTQNPSVAQDERALRWQAKLARAIGSPKAVAESFAIQAERDVRPALSAVEAPTLVMTRRDCAWASVPQGRYIAEHVAGARFEELPGTDYLPYWETPDLILDHVEQFLTGSRRGGESDRALAAVLFTDIVDSTQRAAALGDAAWRTLLDRHEEILREQLGLFRGRLVDTAGDGVFAIFDRPDRAIECAQALHTALASLQLSIRAGIHFGDVELRSDGQVGGMTVHIGARVQALAKAGEVLVSRTVHDILVGSHLRFVGRGAHELKGVPGRWEVCAVSMPP; encoded by the coding sequence ATGACCGCGCCGGAAACCCGCTACGCCAAGGTCGGCGATGACCGCGTTGCCTACCAAATGCTGGGCGAGGGGCCGCGCGATCTGATTTTCACGACGGGTTGGTGGGCATCCTTGGATCTCGAGTGGGAGGATCCCGCCATTGCGCGTTTCCTGCGGCGTCTGGCCTCGTTCAGCCGCGTCATCCGCTTCAGCGCTCGTGGCTCCGGACTGTCCGATTCGCGCCCTCAGGATGGACGCGACGCCTTGGCCCATTGGACGGAGGACCTCCTGGCGGTCATGCATGCCGCCGGTTCGAGCACGACAGCCATCGTCGGCATCACCGACGGCGGGCCGATGGCGCTGCAGTTCGCGGCGGCTCATCCCGAACGGACCTCGGCGCTGGTCTTGCTGAACGCCACGGCACGCTGGGTGTTTGCAGAAGACTATCCTGCCGGGTATCCGCCGGAAGCCCTGGCGGGATTTTCCGGCTTCGCGCGAAAGCACTTCGGGACCGAGCGCTTTGCGCGCACGCAGAATCCGAGCGTTGCGCAAGACGAGCGCGCCCTGCGCTGGCAGGCCAAGCTTGCGCGGGCCATCGGGTCGCCCAAGGCCGTCGCCGAGAGTTTTGCGATCCAGGCAGAAAGGGACGTCCGTCCGGCGCTATCCGCAGTCGAAGCGCCGACGCTGGTGATGACGCGCCGCGATTGCGCCTGGGCATCGGTGCCCCAGGGGCGCTACATCGCCGAACACGTCGCCGGCGCGCGCTTCGAGGAATTGCCCGGCACGGACTATCTCCCCTATTGGGAAACCCCCGATCTGATTCTCGACCACGTCGAGCAATTCCTGACCGGGAGCCGCCGCGGCGGCGAGTCCGATCGCGCGCTGGCGGCGGTGCTGTTCACCGACATCGTCGATTCGACCCAGCGTGCCGCAGCGCTCGGTGACGCGGCGTGGCGGACGCTGCTCGATCGGCACGAAGAGATCCTGCGTGAGCAGCTCGGGCTGTTCCGAGGTCGCCTGGTGGATACAGCCGGCGATGGTGTCTTCGCCATCTTCGACCGTCCCGACCGTGCGATCGAATGCGCGCAGGCGCTGCACACGGCATTGGCGAGCCTGCAGCTTTCGATTCGCGCCGGCATCCATTTCGGCGATGTCGAATTGCGCAGCGATGGCCAGGTGGGCGGCATGACCGTGCACATCGGCGCCCGCGTGCAGGCGCTGGCCAAGGCTGGCGAGGTGCTGGTGTCGCGCACCGTCCACGACATTCTCGTGGGCTCCCACTTGCGCTTCGTTGGGCGCGGCGCGCACGAGCTCAAAGGGGTGCCGGGGCGCTGGGAGGTTTGCGCGGTCAGCATGCCGCCCTGA